One genomic segment of Bradyrhizobium prioriisuperbiae includes these proteins:
- a CDS encoding GcrA family cell cycle regulator: protein MPGKGRAAILDDEDLVRFADLWKQGVTTPEIAAAFGDRIVASTVCKIAKRLGLESRKPISWTPEREAQLRDLWDTNSCRDIAAIMGGTSKSRVRDKARTMGLRVRHPAGWTDKKVEILKELWLGPLSCEQIGEQLGFGKNKVIGKARRLGLPDRTDESLFDPIVVAARKQQSAERQKETRALWTQEQRDAATAKIRDWSASRAKPQALPKTIKLMPGQSKTSAVYRNKLGRAPEMTKSQARDFLAQAMQRTAAMQAEGAQ from the coding sequence ATGCCCGGTAAAGGTCGCGCGGCGATACTTGATGACGAAGATCTGGTTCGGTTCGCCGACCTATGGAAGCAGGGCGTCACCACCCCAGAAATCGCGGCGGCTTTTGGTGACAGGATCGTAGCTTCTACGGTTTGCAAGATTGCAAAACGGCTCGGCCTTGAATCAAGGAAGCCTATCAGTTGGACGCCAGAGCGCGAGGCTCAACTCCGCGATCTCTGGGACACAAATAGCTGTCGCGATATCGCGGCAATTATGGGCGGAACATCGAAGTCCAGGGTCCGCGACAAGGCGAGGACGATGGGGCTTCGCGTCCGCCACCCCGCTGGGTGGACTGATAAGAAAGTCGAGATCCTCAAGGAATTATGGCTCGGGCCGCTAAGCTGCGAGCAGATCGGGGAGCAACTCGGCTTTGGCAAAAACAAGGTCATCGGGAAAGCTCGGCGCCTTGGCTTGCCTGATCGGACTGATGAATCTCTTTTTGATCCTATCGTTGTTGCTGCGCGCAAACAGCAGTCAGCAGAGCGCCAGAAAGAAACGCGCGCATTATGGACGCAAGAGCAGCGCGATGCGGCAACAGCTAAGATTCGAGACTGGTCCGCCAGCCGGGCAAAGCCGCAAGCGCTCCCGAAGACAATCAAACTGATGCCGGGACAGAGCAAAACGTCTGCTGTTTACCGCAACAAGCTCGGTCGCGCTCCCGAAATGACCAAAAGTCAGGCTCGCGATTTTCTCGCTCAAGCGATGCAAAGAACCGCTGCAATGCAAGCCGAGGGCGCCCAATGA
- a CDS encoding helix-turn-helix domain-containing protein, with protein sequence MPDLRSAILHHRMARFGEGGPAVPDTPIRGANARKTEQVTRWAPKPILPKLKKSAPSPISGSVTNEAMSLAHAIIDGRQPESDDPIEIGANSSLRMADVQRVVIRYFQASRNEFFSHRRNSPIVRARQLSMFLCREKTMRSLPEIGRRHGGRDHTTVLHACRKIADLERRDVGLVRQQLADLRAILSMRR encoded by the coding sequence ATGCCCGATCTCAGATCGGCGATCTTGCACCACCGCATGGCCAGGTTCGGAGAGGGCGGACCAGCCGTGCCGGACACTCCTATTCGTGGAGCGAATGCCCGAAAGACTGAGCAGGTAACAAGGTGGGCACCAAAGCCCATTCTCCCCAAACTTAAAAAGTCCGCTCCCTCTCCGATCTCGGGATCAGTCACGAATGAGGCCATGAGTCTTGCGCACGCAATTATCGATGGTCGGCAGCCGGAATCTGACGATCCGATCGAAATAGGCGCGAATTCGTCGCTCCGAATGGCCGACGTTCAGCGCGTTGTCATCAGGTACTTCCAAGCAAGCAGAAATGAGTTTTTTTCTCATCGGCGAAACTCCCCAATTGTCCGAGCGCGCCAGCTTTCGATGTTTCTTTGCCGAGAGAAGACGATGCGATCCCTCCCGGAGATTGGAAGGCGTCACGGGGGTCGTGATCACACGACCGTCCTTCATGCTTGTCGGAAAATTGCAGATTTGGAGCGGCGGGATGTCGGTCTCGTAAGACAGCAGCTTGCGGATCTGCGCGCAATTCTTTCAATGAGAAGGTAA
- a CDS encoding S24 family peptidase produces MDVVRQLILDKLEEKGLTMSEASLKIGKNHAYLQQFLKRGFPIELPEKSRIPLAELLGLSEDQLRGPSSKLPKREYVKNNPTPHESQVAGLDNRHKLIPNQQDAPGHMSAALLVGERDLPVFGIAQGGSGALIVTSEPVDYVVRPDPLLRVKDGYGIIVTGDSMDPVHKHGSTALVNPHIPWKTGDTCVFRSHADDGSVHVAIKEIRSATDDLWRVRQYNPAKDFTLRRSEWQICHVTVGNYFSR; encoded by the coding sequence ATGGACGTGGTTCGACAACTGATTCTCGACAAACTTGAAGAGAAGGGCCTGACAATGTCGGAGGCCTCGCTCAAAATCGGGAAGAATCATGCCTATTTGCAGCAGTTTCTAAAGCGGGGCTTTCCCATAGAATTGCCCGAAAAGTCACGAATCCCCCTTGCCGAGCTACTGGGCCTGTCCGAGGACCAACTCCGCGGGCCTTCGTCAAAATTGCCTAAAAGGGAATACGTTAAGAATAACCCTACCCCCCACGAAAGTCAGGTTGCCGGTTTGGACAATCGTCATAAACTGATACCCAATCAACAAGACGCGCCCGGCCATATGTCGGCGGCGCTATTAGTGGGGGAACGTGATCTGCCGGTCTTTGGGATCGCGCAGGGAGGTAGCGGGGCTTTAATCGTGACATCCGAGCCGGTGGACTATGTTGTCCGCCCGGACCCGCTTCTCAGGGTCAAGGACGGGTACGGTATAATTGTCACAGGTGACTCAATGGACCCTGTCCACAAGCATGGGTCTACAGCCCTCGTGAACCCTCACATTCCTTGGAAAACCGGCGATACATGCGTTTTTCGGTCTCACGCTGATGATGGCTCCGTACATGTCGCCATCAAGGAAATCCGCAGTGCAACCGACGATCTTTGGCGCGTTCGACAATACAACCCCGCCAAGGATTTCACCTTGAGGCGGTCTGAATGGCAGATTTGCCACGTCACTGTCGGTAATTACTTCAGCCGCTAA